The following coding sequences lie in one Lelliottia jeotgali genomic window:
- a CDS encoding YigP (clustered with ubiquinone biosynthetic genes), giving the protein MPFKPLITAGIENVLNTFLYRSPALKTARQRLNGKVLRVVLKEFSTPLVLVFSERQLDVLGEWEGEADCSVITHMNVLPKLRDRQQLTALIRSGELEVEGDLQVVQNFVALADLAEFDPAELLAPYTGDIVAEGIGKFIRGGSSFLSKGMQRQQRYVAEVLTEEWRMAPGPLEMAWFAEESAAVERAVDAFTQRLEKLEGK; this is encoded by the coding sequence ATGCCTTTTAAACCGTTAATCACCGCAGGCATCGAGAATGTCCTGAACACCTTTCTTTATCGCTCGCCGGCGCTGAAAACGGCGCGTCAGCGACTGAACGGGAAGGTGCTGCGTGTCGTCTTAAAAGAGTTCTCGACGCCGCTGGTGTTGGTCTTCAGTGAGCGCCAGCTTGATGTGTTGGGAGAGTGGGAAGGCGAGGCCGACTGTTCTGTCATCACACACATGAACGTGCTGCCAAAACTGCGCGACCGCCAGCAATTGACGGCGCTGATTCGCAGCGGCGAGCTGGAAGTTGAAGGCGATCTTCAGGTGGTACAAAACTTCGTTGCTCTGGCCGATCTGGCCGAGTTTGATCCGGCGGAGTTGTTAGCTCCTTACACTGGCGACATTGTGGCTGAAGGCATCGGTAAGTTTATTCGCGGTGGCTCGTCGTTTTTAAGTAAAGGGATGCAACGTCAGCAACGATACGTTGCCGAAGTGCTAACCGAAGAGTGGCGCATGGCGCCCGGTCCACTGGAGATGGCGTGGTTTGCGGAAGAGTCTGCTGCCGTTGAACGTGCGGTTGACGCGTTTACCCAACGCCTGGAAAAACTG
- a CDS encoding DNA recombination protein RmuC, with translation MDISIIIYAAIALAGLTIGWLISGYQHAQHKAEQLADREEMVAELSATKQQLAQSNHWRDECELLNNELRNLRDINTSLEADLREVTTRLESTQLHAEDKIRQMINSEQRLSEQFENLANRIFEHSNRRVDEQNRQSLNGLLTPLREQLDGFRKQVQDSFGMEARERHTLAHEIRNLQQLNAQMAQEAVNLTRALKGDNKTQGNWGEVVLTRVLEASGLRDGHEYETQVSIETDTRSRMQPDVIVRLPQGKDVVIDAKMTLVAYERYFNAEDDFTRESALQEHIASVRNHIRLLGRKDYQQLPGLRSLDYVLMFIPVEPAFLLALDRQPELITEALKNNIMLVSPTTLLVALRTIANLWRYEHQSRNAQQIADRASKLYDKMRLFVDDMTSVGQSLDRAQDNYRQAMKKLSSGRGNLLSQAEAFRTLGVEVKREINPELAEQAVAQDEEYRLRGADSEQNIRSSDNDLVAQTSSETQSERFFQGG, from the coding sequence GTGGACATCTCAATCATCATTTATGCGGCGATAGCGCTGGCGGGCTTAACCATTGGCTGGCTGATTTCCGGCTATCAACACGCGCAGCACAAAGCCGAACAATTGGCCGATCGTGAAGAGATGGTGGCTGAGCTCAGCGCGACGAAACAGCAGTTGGCTCAGAGCAACCACTGGCGCGATGAATGCGAGTTGCTTAACAACGAATTGCGCAATCTGCGCGATATCAATACCTCCCTCGAAGCCGATCTCCGCGAAGTCACTACCCGTCTGGAATCTACTCAGCTGCATGCGGAGGATAAAATCCGCCAGATGATCAACAGCGAACAGCGCCTCAGCGAGCAGTTCGAAAACCTCGCCAACCGTATTTTCGAACACAGTAACCGCCGCGTCGATGAACAAAACCGCCAAAGCCTGAATGGCCTGCTGACGCCGCTGCGTGAACAGCTCGACGGATTTCGTAAACAGGTACAGGACAGCTTTGGCATGGAAGCGCGCGAGCGCCACACGCTGGCGCACGAGATCCGCAATCTTCAACAGCTAAACGCGCAAATGGCGCAAGAGGCGGTCAATCTGACGCGCGCGCTAAAAGGTGATAACAAAACTCAGGGCAACTGGGGGGAAGTCGTGCTGACTCGCGTACTGGAGGCTTCCGGGCTGCGCGATGGCCACGAATATGAAACTCAGGTCAGCATCGAGACCGATACCCGCTCGCGAATGCAGCCCGATGTGATTGTGCGTTTGCCGCAGGGCAAAGACGTGGTTATCGATGCCAAAATGACGCTGGTGGCCTACGAGCGCTACTTCAATGCCGAAGACGACTTCACCCGCGAATCTGCGCTGCAGGAACACATCGCTTCCGTGCGAAACCATATCCGCCTGTTGGGCCGTAAGGATTACCAGCAGCTTCCCGGCCTGCGTTCGCTGGACTATGTGCTGATGTTTATCCCCGTCGAGCCGGCGTTTTTACTGGCGCTCGACAGGCAGCCGGAGCTGATCACTGAAGCGCTGAAAAACAACATTATGCTAGTGAGTCCAACTACGCTGCTGGTGGCGTTGCGTACCATAGCTAACCTGTGGCGTTACGAACATCAGAGCCGCAACGCGCAGCAGATCGCCGATCGTGCCAGCAAGCTATATGACAAAATGCGCCTGTTTGTCGACGATATGACATCCGTAGGGCAAAGCCTGGATCGCGCGCAGGATAACTACCGTCAGGCGATGAAAAAACTCTCATCCGGACGCGGCAATTTACTCTCCCAGGCCGAGGCATTCCGCACGCTGGGCGTGGAGGTGAAGCGCGAGATTAATCCGGAATTGGCCGAACAAGCCGTTGCGCAGGATGAGGAATACCGTCTGCGCGGTGCGGATAGTGAGCAAAATATACGCAGTAGCGACAATGATTTAGTGGCGCAAACGTCGTCCGAAACGCAGTCAGAGCGATTCTTCCAGGGTGGTTGA
- a CDS encoding Uridine phosphorylase has product MSKSDVFHLGLTKNDLQGATLAIVPGDPERVEKIAALMDKPVKLAAHREFTTWRAELDGKAVIVCSTGIGGPSTSIAVEELAQLGIRTFLRIGTTGAIQPHISVGDVLVTTASVRLDGASLHFAPMEFPAVADFECTTALVEAAKSIGATTHIGVTASSDTFYPGQERYDTFSGRVVSRFKGSMEEWQSMGVMNYEMESATLLTMCASQGLRAGMVAGVIVNRTQQEIPNAETMKQTESHAVKIVVEAARRLI; this is encoded by the coding sequence ATGTCTAAGTCTGATGTTTTTCATCTCGGCCTCACTAAAAACGATTTACAAGGGGCTACGCTGGCTATCGTCCCTGGCGATCCTGAGCGTGTGGAAAAGATCGCCGCGCTGATGGATAAGCCGGTTAAGCTTGCAGCGCATCGTGAATTCACCACCTGGCGTGCAGAGCTGGATGGCAAAGCGGTTATCGTGTGCTCGACCGGTATCGGCGGCCCGTCTACCTCTATTGCTGTGGAAGAGCTGGCGCAGCTGGGCATTCGTACTTTCCTGCGTATCGGTACTACCGGTGCAATTCAGCCGCATATCAGCGTCGGTGACGTGCTGGTGACCACTGCGTCCGTACGTCTGGACGGGGCAAGCCTGCACTTTGCGCCGATGGAATTCCCGGCGGTTGCGGACTTCGAATGTACGACGGCGCTGGTTGAAGCGGCTAAATCTATCGGTGCGACCACCCACATCGGCGTGACCGCCTCTTCTGACACCTTCTATCCAGGCCAGGAGCGTTACGACACCTTCTCTGGTCGCGTGGTCAGCCGTTTCAAAGGCTCCATGGAAGAGTGGCAGTCGATGGGCGTCATGAACTACGAAATGGAATCTGCAACGCTGCTGACCATGTGCGCAAGCCAGGGTCTGCGTGCCGGTATGGTGGCGGGCGTTATCGTCAACCGTACCCAGCAAGAGATCCCGAACGCAGAAACCATGAAGCAGACAGAAAGCCACGCGGTGAAGATCGTGGTTGAAGCGGCTCGCCGCCTGATCTAA
- a CDS encoding carboxymethylenebutenolidase, with product MTQKTHFAPAAAPLASTIVSTSEEAITAGETSIPSQGENMPAYHARPKQADGPLPIVIVVQEIFGVHEHIRDICRRLALEGYLAVAPELYFRQGDPNDYSDIPTLFSNLVSKVPDAQVLADLDHVASWAARNGGDSHRLLVTGFCWGGRISWLYAAHNPQLKAAVAWYGKLVGEKTLNSPKHPVDIATDLNAPVLGLYGGQDTGITLESVETMRQALRAANAKAEIVVYPDAGHAFNADYRPSYHQESAKDGWQRMLAWFRQYGAKKS from the coding sequence ATGACACAAAAGACCCATTTTGCACCTGCTGCAGCCCCTCTCGCCTCCACTATTGTCTCGACGTCAGAAGAAGCCATAACGGCTGGCGAAACCTCGATCCCGTCGCAGGGTGAGAACATGCCCGCCTACCACGCGCGCCCGAAACAGGCAGACGGTCCATTGCCGATCGTGATTGTGGTTCAGGAAATTTTTGGCGTTCATGAACATATTCGCGATATCTGTCGCCGACTGGCGCTGGAAGGTTATCTGGCCGTCGCACCGGAGCTCTATTTCCGTCAAGGTGACCCGAACGACTACAGCGATATTCCGACCCTTTTCAGCAATCTGGTCAGCAAAGTGCCGGATGCACAGGTCCTGGCCGATCTGGACCACGTGGCGAGCTGGGCGGCGCGTAACGGCGGCGATTCGCATCGTCTGTTGGTGACCGGTTTTTGCTGGGGCGGGCGTATCAGTTGGCTGTATGCCGCGCACAATCCGCAGCTTAAGGCTGCTGTGGCGTGGTATGGCAAACTGGTCGGTGAGAAAACGCTGAATTCGCCGAAACATCCGGTGGATATCGCCACCGATCTTAACGCGCCAGTCCTGGGCCTTTACGGCGGACAGGATACCGGGATCACGCTTGAGAGCGTAGAGACCATGCGTCAGGCGCTGCGTGCCGCCAATGCCAAAGCCGAGATCGTCGTTTATCCCGACGCGGGCCACGCCTTTAATGCTGATTATCGCCCGAGCTATCACCAAGAGTCCGCCAAAGATGGCTGGCAGAGAATGCTGGCGTGGTTCAGGCAGTATGGCGCGAAAAAGAGTTAA
- a CDS encoding PTS system, beta-glucoside-specific IIB component: protein MNHLQTALDIIAQVGGAENIEHLEHCSTRLRLSLYDNSKVNETELAKIDGVLGVRVNVQCQVIIGHEVVQVYEAARSLVGSPQENAPTQTAKPNRGAQIVDFVISVFQPLVPAIAGGGVLKSLLLLLDVLGWLSRDSSTYKVLDNIGSAPLYFLPILVAITTATKLKVNVLVAVSAVAVMVLPAMTKQLADGAEFMSFDLRNVAYASQVFPAILCVLFYAQTEKLFNRYSPGALRIFLSPMLSLLVTVPVTLLILGPLGYELGAGLATVILWLYSKLGFVATGLLAAALPFMVAAGMHKPMLPYAVASMSQFGREMLYLPASLAHNIAESGACLAIALKSKDKVLKSTAFSAGISALFGITEPALYGVTLLNKKALYSVIAGSLVGGAFIGWMAIEAFALVGPGLASISMFVSPDNPMNIVWAFAGAGLSFVIAFLSALLLWRDNVAEQSSALTFIRPVEGKIIPLENVNDDVFSRKIMGDGIAIIPSQGVLRAPAHGTVVNVFESGHALSLLTDAGVELIFHIGIDTIRLQGEGFHPRVKEGQQVKEGDVLIEFSLDTITAAGLDPVVVMVVTNGERFSLTPGSNDNKDTHPHIIMTLKESV from the coding sequence ATGAATCACTTGCAGACAGCACTGGATATCATCGCCCAGGTGGGTGGCGCTGAAAACATCGAACACCTTGAACATTGCTCCACCCGTTTACGGTTAAGTCTGTACGACAACAGCAAAGTGAACGAGACAGAACTGGCGAAAATTGACGGCGTGCTGGGCGTGCGTGTTAACGTGCAGTGCCAGGTGATCATCGGCCATGAGGTGGTTCAGGTTTATGAAGCGGCGCGCTCACTTGTCGGTTCGCCACAGGAAAATGCACCAACTCAGACCGCAAAACCTAACCGTGGTGCGCAGATTGTCGACTTTGTCATTAGCGTGTTTCAGCCACTGGTACCCGCCATCGCGGGCGGTGGGGTACTCAAATCGCTCCTGTTACTGCTCGACGTACTCGGCTGGCTTAGTCGCGACAGTTCCACCTACAAAGTGCTGGATAACATCGGCTCTGCCCCGCTCTATTTCCTCCCGATTCTGGTCGCAATTACCACCGCGACGAAGCTAAAAGTGAACGTACTGGTTGCAGTCTCGGCCGTTGCAGTGATGGTGTTACCGGCGATGACGAAGCAACTCGCTGATGGCGCTGAGTTTATGTCGTTCGATCTGCGCAATGTGGCGTATGCCTCTCAGGTCTTCCCGGCCATTCTTTGCGTGCTGTTTTACGCTCAGACCGAGAAATTGTTTAACCGCTATTCTCCAGGCGCACTGCGTATTTTCCTCTCGCCGATGCTCTCGCTTCTGGTCACCGTACCGGTCACTTTGTTGATTCTCGGGCCGTTAGGATATGAACTTGGTGCCGGGCTGGCCACCGTGATCTTATGGCTGTATAGCAAGCTGGGATTTGTGGCGACGGGTTTGCTCGCAGCCGCGCTGCCCTTTATGGTCGCCGCCGGGATGCATAAACCCATGCTGCCTTATGCAGTGGCATCAATGAGTCAGTTTGGTCGCGAAATGCTCTATTTACCCGCCTCGCTGGCGCATAACATCGCCGAATCTGGGGCATGTCTGGCGATCGCGTTAAAGAGCAAAGATAAAGTCCTGAAATCCACCGCGTTCTCAGCAGGTATTTCAGCGCTATTTGGTATCACCGAACCCGCCTTGTATGGCGTCACGCTCCTGAACAAAAAAGCACTCTACAGCGTGATTGCGGGCAGCCTGGTTGGCGGCGCGTTTATTGGCTGGATGGCCATAGAAGCCTTTGCACTGGTCGGCCCAGGGCTTGCCAGTATTTCCATGTTTGTTTCACCTGATAATCCCATGAACATCGTCTGGGCCTTCGCCGGTGCAGGCTTGTCTTTTGTCATCGCCTTCCTCAGCGCACTGCTCTTATGGCGCGATAACGTCGCGGAGCAGTCCAGCGCACTGACCTTTATCCGCCCCGTAGAAGGTAAAATCATCCCTCTTGAGAACGTCAATGACGACGTTTTCTCACGCAAGATCATGGGAGATGGCATCGCTATCATCCCTTCTCAGGGCGTTCTGCGCGCCCCCGCCCACGGCACAGTGGTGAACGTGTTTGAAAGTGGTCACGCATTGAGTCTGTTGACCGATGCGGGCGTTGAACTGATTTTTCACATCGGCATCGACACCATCAGGCTACAGGGCGAAGGATTCCACCCGCGGGTGAAAGAAGGTCAGCAGGTGAAAGAAGGCGACGTACTGATTGAATTTTCTCTCGACACCATCACCGCCGCCGGGCTGGACCCGGTGGTGGTGATGGTGGTGACAAATGGCGAAAGATTCTCGCTGACACCAGGCAGTAACGACAATAAAGACACTCACCCTCATATCATCATGACGCTTAAGGAGTCCGTGTAA